From a region of the Desulfovibrio legallii genome:
- a CDS encoding metal ABC transporter substrate-binding protein gives MGVCALVFAFVFGFALPGAQNALAAPLKVVTSFSILGDMVKNVGGDLVRVTTLVGPDADTHVYQPSPADAKAVAQADLVVVNGLHLEGWMDRLVQTSGYKGVVVTASKGVRTRTMVDEEEGGKKVTDPHAWQSLDNGRIYVRNIADGLAAADPAHAAAYRKNAGMYLGRIGETEGWVRKMLGSVPKAERKIITSHDAFGYFGDAYGLTLLSPQGLSTEAEASARDVGALIRQIKAEGIKALFVENMTDPRLVENIAKETGAKPGGELYADALSGPEGPAPTYLDMFRHNVTVLVKALRP, from the coding sequence ATGGGTGTTTGCGCTCTTGTTTTCGCATTTGTTTTTGGTTTTGCGCTGCCGGGCGCACAGAACGCTCTGGCCGCGCCGCTCAAGGTGGTGACCAGCTTTTCCATCTTGGGCGACATGGTTAAAAATGTGGGCGGCGACCTGGTGCGCGTGACCACCTTGGTGGGCCCCGATGCGGATACCCACGTTTATCAGCCCAGCCCCGCCGACGCCAAGGCCGTGGCCCAGGCCGACTTGGTGGTGGTCAACGGCCTGCACCTGGAGGGCTGGATGGACCGGCTGGTGCAGACTTCCGGCTACAAGGGCGTGGTGGTGACCGCCAGCAAGGGCGTGCGCACCCGCACTATGGTGGATGAAGAAGAAGGCGGCAAAAAGGTGACGGATCCCCACGCCTGGCAGAGCCTGGACAACGGGCGCATCTATGTGCGGAATATTGCTGACGGCCTGGCCGCGGCGGACCCGGCCCACGCCGCCGCATACCGCAAAAACGCCGGAATGTATCTGGGCAGGATCGGCGAGACCGAAGGCTGGGTCCGCAAGATGTTGGGCAGCGTGCCCAAGGCGGAGCGCAAAATTATTACTTCGCACGATGCCTTCGGCTATTTCGGCGATGCCTATGGTCTGACCCTGCTTTCGCCGCAGGGCCTTTCCACCGAAGCAGAGGCTTCTGCCCGCGACGTGGGCGCGCTCATCCGGCAGATCAAGGCGGAAGGCATCAAAGCCCTGTTTGTGGAAAACATGACCGACCCGCGTCTGGTGGAGAACATCGCCAAAGAAACCGGAGCCAAGCCCGGCGGCGAACTGTACGCTGACGCCCTTTCTGGACCGGAGGGGCCCGCGCCCACGTATCTGGACATGTTTCGGCACAACGTCACGGTTCTGGTAAAGGCCCTGCGCCCGTAA
- a CDS encoding metal ABC transporter permease produces MTTLWTLFCQPFAEFAFMRHALAAILALALGCGPVGTFLVLRRMSLMGDALSHAVLPGVAAGFLLCGLSLTAMTVGGFLAGLGVVVAAGLVSRYTPLREDASLAALYLISLALGVLLVSLRGNSMDLMHVLFGSILAVDDASLLLVAGVASVSLLTLALIYRPLVVECFDPGFLRSVGGGGPWVHTLFMALVALNLVGGFRALGTLMAVGLLVLPATAARFWAGQVWSQALVATGIAMFSGYLGLLCSYYWNLPSGPAIVLTAGACHCVSLFVGPRQGLVFLRRRARGAQGQ; encoded by the coding sequence ATGACCACGTTGTGGACGTTGTTTTGTCAGCCCTTTGCGGAATTTGCCTTCATGCGCCACGCCCTGGCGGCCATCCTGGCCCTGGCTCTGGGCTGCGGCCCGGTGGGCACCTTTCTGGTACTGCGGCGCATGAGCCTTATGGGCGACGCCCTGTCCCACGCCGTACTGCCGGGGGTGGCGGCGGGCTTTTTGCTCTGCGGGCTTTCGCTCACGGCCATGACTGTGGGCGGTTTTCTGGCCGGGCTGGGCGTGGTGGTGGCGGCGGGCCTGGTTTCGCGCTACACCCCCCTGCGCGAGGACGCCAGCCTGGCGGCCCTGTATCTGATTTCCCTGGCTTTGGGGGTGCTGTTGGTTTCGCTGCGGGGCAACAGTATGGACCTCATGCACGTCTTGTTCGGTTCCATCCTGGCCGTGGACGACGCCTCCCTGTTGCTGGTGGCCGGCGTGGCCAGCGTGAGTCTGCTGACCTTGGCCCTGATCTACCGCCCCTTGGTGGTGGAATGCTTTGACCCCGGTTTTCTCCGCTCCGTGGGGGGCGGGGGCCCTTGGGTGCACACCTTGTTCATGGCCCTGGTGGCCCTCAACCTGGTGGGCGGCTTTCGCGCTCTGGGCACGCTTATGGCCGTGGGGCTGCTGGTGCTGCCTGCTACGGCGGCCCGCTTCTGGGCCGGGCAGGTCTGGTCCCAGGCTCTTGTGGCTACGGGCATTGCCATGTTTTCCGGCTACCTGGGGCTGCTGTGCTCGTACTACTGGAACCTGCCGTCCGGCCCGGCCATTGTGCTCACCGCCGGGGCCTGTCATTGCGTTTCTTTGTTTGTGGGGCCGCGGCAGGGGCTGGTCTTCCTGCGGCGGCGCGCTCGCGGCGCGCAAGGGCAATAA
- a CDS encoding rod shape-determining protein, translated as MFRRLFRFLAKDIAMDLGTANTLLYTRAQGIVINEPSVVAIDTHKNAVLAVGAAAKDYLGRTPQRIRAVRPMKDGVIADFDVTREMIAYFVRKAITGLRLVKPSMVICIPSGITQVEKRAVIDSALLAGAADVAMVEEPMAAAIGADLPVHEPLGNLVLDIGGGTSEVAVITLAGIANAQSVRVAGDAMNMAVQRYLRDVFRMEVGENTAENVKKILGSALPQPNAPVLEVSGKDLVCGAPRVVQITEGHIREALREPVQAILGAVLRALEKTPPELAADIYRNGMLMAGGGSLLKGLDQYIAQETRLKVFVDKDPLTTVLRGTARAMLDRQAYHAVFIN; from the coding sequence ATGTTCAGGCGACTGTTCCGCTTTCTTGCCAAAGATATCGCCATGGACCTGGGCACGGCCAACACCCTGCTCTATACCCGCGCCCAAGGCATTGTCATCAACGAGCCTTCCGTGGTGGCCATCGACACCCACAAGAATGCCGTGCTGGCTGTGGGCGCGGCCGCCAAAGACTATCTGGGCCGCACCCCCCAGCGCATCCGCGCCGTGCGCCCCATGAAGGACGGCGTCATCGCCGATTTCGACGTCACCCGCGAAATGATCGCCTACTTTGTGCGCAAGGCCATTACGGGGCTCAGGCTGGTCAAACCTTCCATGGTCATCTGCATCCCTTCGGGCATCACCCAGGTGGAGAAGCGCGCGGTCATTGATTCGGCCTTGCTGGCCGGCGCTGCGGACGTGGCTATGGTGGAGGAGCCTATGGCCGCCGCCATTGGCGCGGATCTGCCCGTGCACGAACCCCTGGGCAACCTGGTGCTGGACATCGGCGGCGGCACCAGCGAGGTGGCGGTCATTACCCTGGCGGGCATTGCTAACGCCCAGTCCGTGCGGGTGGCGGGCGACGCCATGAACATGGCCGTGCAGCGCTATCTGCGCGACGTCTTTCGGATGGAAGTGGGCGAAAACACGGCGGAGAACGTCAAAAAGATTCTGGGCTCGGCCCTGCCGCAGCCCAATGCCCCCGTGCTGGAGGTTTCCGGCAAGGATCTGGTCTGCGGCGCGCCCCGCGTGGTGCAGATCACCGAAGGGCACATCCGTGAGGCCCTGCGCGAGCCTGTGCAGGCCATTCTGGGCGCGGTGCTGCGCGCTCTTGAAAAAACCCCGCCGGAACTGGCGGCGGACATCTACCGCAACGGCATGCTCATGGCCGGGGGAGGCTCTTTACTTAAGGGACTGGACCAGTACATTGCCCAGGAAACGCGGCTCAAGGTCTTTGTGGACAAAGACCCTCTGACCACGGTGCTGCGCGGCACGGCCCGCGCCATGCTGGACCGGCAGGCTTACCACGCCGTTTTCATCAACTGA
- a CDS encoding GAF domain-containing protein gives MFDAYSVVLFLPEEEGEAHRLTAFFSLGDKIAANATVLPGKGLVGWIVRNRQPLLVPNFDQRQSNLGYYASGEEGSIKAFMGCPVPTGGALCVDSKRQYSFSDKDHKILQMFAELIARQQGSRGRQELAGDIPRYFADLGVIQDLRFRYKRWPQFLHNYLRIMVEATGFDYCAFASVDQPGETYCVESESARLLLTGEEPLILPMGSGITGWVFRNDQPVVAEGVEGAPSAVLFGKLPDMPDFQAAMCMPVMVNKSTRGVLCLAHTTPRPIDESMRSFVRQAVDHLALFLENLYLKVRLRTMLPRARVHSDGPQVYDPDTAPMPGSSKEY, from the coding sequence GTGTTCGACGCCTACTCGGTGGTGCTGTTTCTGCCCGAAGAAGAAGGCGAGGCCCACCGCCTTACCGCCTTTTTCAGTCTGGGGGACAAAATCGCCGCCAATGCCACAGTGCTGCCGGGCAAAGGACTGGTGGGCTGGATAGTCCGCAACCGTCAACCCCTGCTGGTGCCCAATTTTGACCAGCGGCAGAGCAACCTTGGCTACTATGCCAGCGGGGAGGAAGGCAGCATCAAGGCCTTTATGGGCTGCCCCGTGCCCACGGGCGGCGCTCTCTGCGTGGACAGCAAGCGGCAGTATTCCTTTTCGGACAAGGACCACAAAATTCTGCAGATGTTTGCAGAGCTCATCGCCCGCCAGCAGGGCAGCCGCGGCCGTCAGGAGCTTGCCGGAGATATTCCGCGGTATTTCGCAGACTTGGGCGTCATTCAAGACCTGCGCTTCCGCTACAAGCGCTGGCCGCAGTTTCTGCACAACTACCTGCGCATCATGGTGGAGGCCACGGGCTTTGACTACTGCGCTTTTGCCTCAGTGGACCAGCCGGGCGAAACGTACTGTGTGGAAAGCGAATCGGCCCGGCTGCTGCTCACCGGTGAGGAGCCGCTCATTCTGCCCATGGGCAGCGGCATTACAGGCTGGGTTTTCCGCAACGACCAGCCCGTGGTGGCCGAAGGCGTGGAAGGCGCGCCGTCGGCCGTATTGTTCGGCAAACTGCCGGACATGCCGGATTTTCAGGCCGCCATGTGTATGCCCGTGATGGTCAACAAAAGCACCAGGGGCGTGCTCTGCCTCGCTCATACCACGCCCCGGCCCATAGACGAATCCATGCGCAGCTTTGTGCGCCAGGCTGTGGACCATCTGGCCCTGTTTCTGGAAAACCTGTATCTTAAAGTGCGCCTGCGCACCATGCTGCCCAGGGCCAGGGTGCACAGCGACGGGCCGCAGGTCTATGACCCGGATACGGCCCCCATGCCCGGAAGCAGCAAAGAATACTGA
- a CDS encoding metal ABC transporter ATP-binding protein has protein sequence MRVALGRGLVGLMSRQPRPISVCDLSLSYSRHPAVRHLCCHFAPGSLTAVVGPNGAGKSTLLKALAGLLPPRGGRIDLGGQSVRDLAYLPQQAAIDRSFPITVQDMVSLGHWPRVGAWGALGRAQWQAVQAALAALDLADFGARPISALSVGQFQRVQFARLLLQDAPVILLDEPFTALDARTTDDLLALVRRWHIEGRTVVAVIHDLEQVRAHFPQSLLFARDPIAFGPTAQVLTSGNLARARDLSARWDGPLEEQNSPAAHGAEGGAA, from the coding sequence GTGCGCGTTGCTCTGGGGCGTGGTCTGGTGGGCCTTATGAGCCGACAGCCCCGCCCCATCAGCGTTTGCGATCTTTCTTTGTCCTACAGTCGGCATCCCGCCGTGCGGCATTTGTGCTGCCATTTTGCGCCCGGCAGTCTTACGGCTGTGGTGGGGCCCAACGGCGCGGGAAAATCCACGTTGCTCAAGGCCCTGGCGGGCCTGTTGCCGCCCAGAGGGGGGCGCATCGACCTGGGCGGGCAGAGCGTCAGAGACCTGGCCTATCTGCCCCAGCAAGCCGCCATTGACCGCTCTTTTCCCATTACTGTGCAGGACATGGTCTCCTTGGGGCACTGGCCGCGCGTGGGGGCTTGGGGCGCGCTGGGCCGGGCACAGTGGCAGGCCGTGCAGGCCGCGCTGGCGGCTTTGGATCTGGCGGATTTCGGCGCGCGGCCCATCAGCGCCCTTTCCGTGGGGCAGTTCCAGCGCGTGCAGTTTGCGCGTCTGCTGCTGCAGGACGCGCCCGTGATCTTGCTGGATGAGCCCTTCACCGCTCTGGACGCGCGCACCACCGATGATCTGCTGGCTTTGGTGCGGCGCTGGCACATTGAAGGGCGCACCGTGGTGGCGGTGATCCACGATCTGGAGCAGGTGCGGGCGCACTTTCCGCAGAGCCTGCTTTTTGCCCGTGACCCCATTGCCTTTGGCCCCACGGCGCAGGTGCTTACGTCGGGCAATCTGGCCCGGGCGCGGGATCTTTCCGCCCGCTGGGACGGCCCGCTGGAGGAGCAGAACAGCCCGGCGGCGCATGGGGCGGAGGGGGGAGCGGCATGA
- the secG gene encoding preprotein translocase subunit SecG has product MQTLILTLHIIVCVLLVILILLQAGKEGMGVIFGGGNSSVFGSGGAGGILAKLTTLMAVIFVITSLSYTYVTSSRPSSESTILNVKIEDTAAPAKSAAPVQTPAVPAQKAVPAAPDKSAAPATEPSTPPVAPQGAPAASGQAAPAAGASGK; this is encoded by the coding sequence GTGCAGACTCTTATCCTGACGCTGCATATTATTGTCTGCGTACTGTTGGTCATTCTTATTCTGCTTCAGGCGGGCAAGGAAGGCATGGGCGTCATTTTCGGCGGGGGCAACAGCTCGGTCTTCGGCAGCGGCGGCGCGGGCGGCATCCTGGCCAAGCTCACCACGCTTATGGCCGTTATTTTTGTGATCACTTCTCTGAGCTACACCTATGTGACCAGCTCCCGTCCCAGTTCGGAATCTACCATCCTGAACGTGAAGATTGAGGATACCGCCGCTCCGGCCAAGTCGGCCGCGCCCGTTCAGACCCCCGCTGTTCCGGCCCAGAAAGCCGTACCGGCGGCCCCGGACAAGAGCGCCGCACCCGCCACAGAGCCGTCGACTCCGCCTGTGGCCCCGCAGGGCGCGCCCGCCGCGTCCGGTCAGGCAGCCCCGGCCGCGGGAGCTTCCGGCAAATAG
- the rimI gene encoding ribosomal protein S18-alanine N-acetyltransferase — MLTRPAGDIGPVLKCLNADHATALATLERRCFSLPWSEEQCRAAFAQRAFAALGLWTGRTLCGYISVYHTADELEILNLAVSPDLRRRGLGRRLLRTALRLAAKGGIMKVLLEVRAGNAPAVSLYESCGFQRVGLRKGYYVDTGEDAHVYALSLLPAALQPKRTA, encoded by the coding sequence ATGCTTACACGGCCTGCGGGCGACATTGGTCCTGTCCTTAAATGTCTGAACGCCGACCATGCAACGGCCTTGGCCACGCTGGAACGGCGCTGTTTTTCCCTGCCCTGGTCCGAAGAGCAGTGCCGCGCAGCCTTTGCCCAACGGGCCTTTGCGGCCCTGGGCCTCTGGACGGGGCGGACGCTCTGCGGCTACATTTCCGTATACCACACGGCGGACGAACTGGAAATACTCAATCTGGCCGTGAGCCCGGATCTGCGGCGGCGCGGGCTGGGGCGGCGGCTGCTGCGGACGGCCTTGCGGCTTGCCGCCAAAGGGGGTATTATGAAGGTTCTGCTGGAAGTGCGCGCCGGCAATGCGCCCGCGGTTTCCCTGTACGAAAGCTGCGGCTTTCAGCGCGTGGGGCTGCGCAAAGGCTATTATGTGGACACCGGCGAAGATGCGCATGTGTACGCATTGTCTTTGCTCCCCGCAGCGCTCCAACCCAAGAGGACAGCATGA
- a CDS encoding Smr/MutS family protein — translation MADQEESFGENPFRRLKVGDFPQRKDAARAEVNMRSTHMRRRPAGPADASTAAPAASPEDARDAELFLRAMSRVHPTRRSRKPEGFTLTERQALPGSAGAKTQERARQSASAADRAPAAATPCGAGLALPRSGSAMVGEAQPAARPGQGAAADDEAAAFLQAVREATPLVGKGRAVAPAPAPGTPPVQGELSLQDFMDGKLEFALSFTDEYLEGYVVGLDPLILNKLRAGSLSPEAHMDLHGLTVEQAFEALRGFLRGSWYKGLRTVLVVPGRGRNSPDGQGVLRGKLQTWLTQEPFKRVVLAFCTAQPHDGGPGSVYVLLRKYRKKGRVYWERLPADADLYRDF, via the coding sequence ATGGCCGATCAGGAAGAAAGTTTCGGCGAAAATCCGTTTCGTCGCCTCAAGGTCGGGGATTTTCCGCAGCGTAAGGACGCGGCGCGCGCGGAGGTCAATATGCGGTCCACGCACATGCGCCGACGGCCCGCAGGCCCGGCAGACGCTTCTACGGCTGCTCCCGCAGCGTCCCCTGAAGACGCGCGGGACGCGGAGCTTTTTTTGCGGGCCATGAGCCGGGTACACCCCACGCGGCGCAGCAGGAAACCTGAAGGCTTTACCCTGACCGAGCGGCAGGCTTTGCCCGGCAGCGCCGGCGCAAAAACGCAGGAGCGCGCGCGTCAGAGCGCGTCCGCGGCGGACCGGGCCCCGGCCGCCGCCACACCCTGTGGCGCAGGCCTTGCACTACCGAGATCGGGTTCAGCAATGGTCGGAGAGGCGCAACCCGCTGCCCGGCCGGGGCAGGGTGCGGCCGCAGACGACGAAGCCGCCGCTTTTCTGCAGGCCGTGCGCGAGGCCACGCCCCTGGTCGGCAAGGGGCGTGCCGTGGCTCCCGCTCCCGCGCCGGGCACGCCGCCGGTCCAGGGTGAGCTGAGCCTGCAGGATTTTATGGACGGCAAGCTGGAGTTTGCCCTCTCGTTTACCGACGAATACCTTGAAGGCTATGTGGTGGGCCTGGACCCGCTGATCCTCAACAAGCTGCGGGCTGGTTCCCTGAGCCCGGAAGCCCATATGGACCTGCACGGGCTGACTGTAGAGCAGGCCTTTGAAGCCCTGCGGGGCTTTTTGCGCGGCAGTTGGTACAAGGGCCTGCGAACCGTGCTGGTGGTGCCGGGGCGGGGCCGCAATTCGCCCGATGGCCAGGGCGTGCTGCGCGGCAAGCTGCAGACCTGGCTGACTCAGGAGCCTTTCAAACGGGTAGTGCTGGCCTTCTGCACGGCGCAGCCCCATGACGGCGGTCCGGGCAGCGTTTATGTGCTGTTGCGCAAATACCGCAAAAAGGGCCGGGTTTACTGGGAGCGCCTGCCCGCCGACGCAGACCTTTATCGCGACTTCTGA
- a CDS encoding NUDIX hydrolase yields MSPAGRVSISSPYAFQHSPSRLLLEVVDKSNTPVCLLHAASVLRQGLPHRAVALLLRDKNSRALLTFWPELGWGFSAYARVPAGQAFEDCARDLLRADGLDPACRVLPLGMAAPCTESRNAFVAFFEARLPLSQALARGKDAERHLLADYDELRGMAAHFGELLTPLLRGAVQAGYVRPR; encoded by the coding sequence ATGTCGCCCGCAGGCCGTGTAAGCATATCCTCCCCCTACGCCTTCCAGCACTCGCCCAGCCGCCTCCTGCTGGAGGTGGTGGACAAAAGCAATACCCCCGTCTGCCTGCTGCACGCGGCCAGCGTGCTGCGCCAGGGCCTGCCCCACCGGGCCGTGGCCCTGCTGCTGCGGGATAAAAACAGCCGCGCCTTGCTGACCTTTTGGCCGGAACTGGGCTGGGGCTTTTCGGCCTACGCGCGGGTGCCTGCCGGGCAGGCCTTTGAGGACTGCGCCCGCGACCTGCTGCGTGCAGACGGGCTGGACCCCGCCTGCCGCGTACTGCCCTTGGGCATGGCTGCGCCCTGCACGGAAAGCCGCAACGCCTTTGTAGCTTTTTTTGAAGCGCGGCTGCCGCTCTCCCAGGCACTGGCCAGGGGCAAAGACGCCGAGCGCCACCTTCTGGCGGACTACGACGAACTGCGGGGCATGGCCGCGCACTTCGGCGAGCTGCTCACCCCACTGTTGCGCGGGGCTGTGCAGGCCGGATACGTGCGTCCGCGCTGA
- a CDS encoding Fur family transcriptional regulator has protein sequence MSGRTKTPAGSDGLREVRGVRLTLLRQRVLTVLEEAGEPVKAYAILEALRQPAARPIPPASVYRALDFLQQHGLAHKLETLNAFVACTRACAGPSTPVFLLVCDRCRQSREVRNPALYTTIDRALRGEGFALGGGTIEIRGRCAACADADLQESLDADNNK, from the coding sequence ATGAGCGGTAGGACAAAAACCCCCGCCGGATCCGACGGACTGCGGGAAGTGCGCGGCGTGCGGCTGACCCTTCTGCGGCAGCGGGTGCTGACGGTGCTGGAAGAGGCGGGCGAGCCGGTAAAGGCTTACGCCATTCTGGAGGCGTTGCGACAACCGGCGGCCCGGCCCATTCCCCCGGCCAGCGTCTATCGGGCGCTGGATTTTTTGCAGCAGCACGGTCTGGCCCACAAGCTGGAAACGCTCAACGCCTTTGTGGCCTGTACGCGCGCCTGTGCGGGCCCAAGCACGCCCGTGTTTTTGCTGGTCTGCGACCGTTGTCGCCAGAGTCGCGAAGTGCGCAACCCTGCCTTGTACACGACTATTGATCGGGCACTGCGCGGCGAAGGTTTTGCGCTGGGCGGGGGAACCATAGAAATCAGAGGGCGTTGCGCAGCCTGCGCCGACGCCGACCTGCAGGAAAGTCTTGATGCGGACAACAACAAATAG
- a CDS encoding inositol monophosphatase family protein, which translates to MKAWTSLWRDCVEIVRQSGGIVREHWSRPSEVRHKGRIDLVTQTDLAVEAFLKERLGALLPEAAFLAEESSRADAEPTGLCWIIDPVDGTTNFVHRIPQVGTSVALWHEGRAELGVVNVPMLDQCFYAARGEGAFCNEAPIAVSRAAALADALVGTGFPYDFTDRLDRVLDRLQLALPRTQGLRRMGAASVDLAYVACGKLDIFYEEGLKPWDFAAGVLLVEEAGGRVSNLTGAPLRFGQTVLASNGLLHAQAVDLLGPTSED; encoded by the coding sequence ATGAAGGCTTGGACGTCCCTGTGGCGGGACTGCGTGGAAATTGTGCGCCAAAGCGGCGGCATTGTGCGCGAACACTGGTCCAGGCCCAGCGAGGTGCGCCACAAGGGCCGCATTGATCTGGTCACCCAGACGGACCTGGCCGTGGAGGCTTTTCTTAAGGAGCGTCTGGGGGCATTATTGCCCGAAGCCGCCTTTCTGGCGGAGGAGAGCAGCCGTGCGGACGCCGAGCCCACGGGGCTGTGCTGGATCATCGACCCCGTGGACGGCACCACCAATTTTGTGCACCGCATCCCGCAGGTGGGCACCTCCGTAGCTCTGTGGCATGAAGGGCGGGCAGAGCTGGGCGTGGTCAACGTGCCCATGCTGGACCAGTGCTTTTACGCGGCGCGTGGTGAAGGGGCCTTTTGCAACGAGGCGCCCATTGCCGTGAGCCGGGCGGCCGCCCTTGCCGACGCCCTGGTGGGCACGGGTTTCCCGTACGATTTTACAGACCGGCTTGACCGTGTGCTGGACCGTCTGCAGCTGGCGCTGCCCCGCACCCAGGGGCTGCGCCGCATGGGGGCGGCCTCGGTGGATCTGGCCTATGTGGCCTGCGGCAAGCTGGACATTTTTTATGAAGAGGGCCTCAAGCCCTGGGATTTTGCCGCCGGCGTCCTGCTGGTGGAAGAGGCGGGCGGACGGGTCAGCAACCTGACCGGCGCGCCCCTGCGTTTTGGGCAGACCGTGCTGGCCAGCAACGGCCTGCTCCACGCGCAGGCCGTGGATCTGCTGGGCCCCACCAGCGAGGATTGA
- the tpiA gene encoding triose-phosphate isomerase — MRTIIAANWKMFKTRADAASCAVDLARGLEGGLPAGREVLIFPPYTALTVVAEAVAKTPGLAVGGQNVYPESEGAFTGEISPAMLRDAGASWVLAGHSERRSLFCEDPAFVARKTVFALEQGLNVMLCVGETLTQREAGHLEAVLEAQLAPVCAALPPALTGEALARRLAVAYEPVWAIGTGKVAGPPEVQEAHAVTRALLHRALGDAAVQLPILYGGSVKPANAATLLGLDNVDGLLVGGASLEAQSFLQIVFC, encoded by the coding sequence ATGAGAACCATCATCGCGGCCAACTGGAAAATGTTTAAAACCCGTGCGGACGCGGCAAGCTGTGCCGTGGACCTGGCGCGCGGGCTGGAAGGCGGGCTGCCTGCCGGGCGCGAGGTGCTGATTTTCCCTCCGTACACGGCTCTGACTGTGGTAGCGGAGGCTGTGGCCAAGACCCCCGGCCTGGCCGTGGGCGGGCAGAACGTCTATCCTGAGTCCGAAGGGGCTTTTACCGGCGAAATTTCTCCGGCCATGCTGCGGGACGCCGGCGCTTCCTGGGTGCTGGCCGGCCACTCGGAGCGCCGCAGCCTGTTTTGCGAAGACCCGGCCTTTGTGGCCCGCAAGACGGTCTTTGCGCTGGAGCAGGGCCTTAACGTCATGCTCTGCGTGGGCGAAACCCTGACGCAGCGCGAAGCCGGGCATCTTGAGGCCGTACTGGAGGCGCAGCTTGCGCCCGTGTGCGCTGCCCTGCCGCCCGCTCTGACCGGTGAAGCCCTGGCCCGGCGCCTGGCCGTAGCCTACGAACCAGTGTGGGCCATCGGCACAGGCAAGGTGGCGGGCCCGCCGGAGGTGCAGGAAGCCCATGCCGTAACGCGCGCCCTTTTGCATCGCGCCTTGGGCGATGCGGCCGTGCAGCTGCCCATTTTGTACGGCGGCAGCGTCAAGCCTGCCAACGCTGCAACCCTGCTGGGCCTTGACAATGTGGACGGCCTTCTGGTAGGGGGTGCCTCTTTGGAGGCGCAGAGTTTTTTGCAAATCGTTTTCTGCTGA
- a CDS encoding 16S rRNA (uracil(1498)-N(3))-methyltransferase → MNGPFFYLPPEAWGPDVCLEGQEARHLAQVLRLTPGCEVGLLDGQGRRGRFVLRAVNKKSARLERLEEETLPRPKALAVMALAFSKAVRRGFFMEKAVELGAHGVWLWQGDHSQGRLPAAARETCRGQMVAGAKQSGNAWLPDVRALTGGVDQLVSLAATADYRILPWEMQDGVPMLTPDLAGRPGLTVYVIGPEGGFSERELAALRTAGFTAVSLGGRVLRCETAATLCLGLHWWAAQLPGGPDAGGGSPA, encoded by the coding sequence ATGAACGGACCTTTCTTTTATCTGCCCCCGGAAGCCTGGGGGCCCGACGTCTGCCTGGAAGGGCAGGAAGCACGTCACCTGGCGCAGGTGCTGCGCCTGACGCCCGGCTGCGAAGTCGGCTTGCTGGACGGTCAGGGCCGCCGGGGGCGCTTTGTACTGCGCGCGGTGAACAAAAAATCCGCCCGCCTGGAACGCCTGGAAGAAGAAACGCTGCCCCGGCCCAAGGCTTTGGCCGTCATGGCCCTGGCCTTCAGCAAGGCCGTGCGGCGTGGCTTTTTTATGGAAAAGGCCGTGGAGCTGGGCGCTCACGGCGTGTGGCTGTGGCAGGGCGACCACAGCCAGGGCCGACTGCCCGCCGCCGCGCGGGAAACCTGCCGGGGGCAGATGGTGGCCGGGGCCAAACAAAGCGGCAACGCCTGGCTGCCCGATGTGCGCGCCCTCACCGGCGGTGTGGACCAGCTCGTCAGCCTGGCGGCAACGGCCGACTACCGCATTCTGCCCTGGGAAATGCAGGACGGCGTGCCCATGCTCACCCCCGACCTGGCCGGACGCCCTGGCCTCACCGTCTATGTCATCGGGCCTGAAGGCGGCTTTTCAGAGCGGGAGCTTGCGGCCCTGCGCACAGCGGGCTTTACGGCCGTAAGTCTGGGCGGCCGCGTGCTGCGCTGCGAAACGGCGGCCACCCTCTGCCTGGGCCTGCACTGGTGGGCCGCGCAACTGCCCGGCGGCCCGGACGCCGGGGGAGGCAGCCCCGCGTGA